The stretch of DNA GATCACCGGCTCCGCCGACGAGCGGCCGCTGGCCGCCGGCGTGGCGGGTCGGGCCGGACTCGGAGCCGAAGCGGTGCTCGCCGGAACCACCGGCTTGGGCGAGCTGGCGGCGCTGGTCGCGACGGCCGGGTTGGTGGTCTGCGGCGACACCGGGATGGCACACCTGGCCTCGGCCTTCGGCACCCGCTCGGTGGTGCTGTTCGGCCCCACCCCGCCTGCGCGCTGGGGCCCGCCGCCCGGCCCGCACACGGTGCTGTGGCACGGCACCGGGGTCGGGGATCCGCACGCCTGCGATCCGGACCCGGCGCTGCTGCGGATCGATGTGGAGGAGGTGCTGGAGGCGGCCAGCCACCCGGGCACCTGACGCTTTCCACCCTGCCGCACCGGGAGGCCGAGAGAGGTCCGGCGCCTCAGCCGAGCACGTCCTCCATCCACCGCACCGTCCGCTTGAGCCCCTCCTCGACGCTCATCCGCGGCTCCCAGCCGAGCAGCTCCCGCGCGCGCTGGAGGTCGGGGCGACGGACGCGCGGGTCGTCCTCCGGCAGCGCGACGTGCTCGACCCGCGCCCGTGAGCCGGTCAGCTCGATGATGGTGTGGGCGAGTGCCAGCATGGTGGTCTCCTGGTCGTTGCCCAGGTTGATCGGGCCGGCCAGGTCGCAGCAGGCCAGCCGCACCAACCCGTCCACGGTGTCCTCGACCCAGCACAGCGACCGGGTCTGCGAGCCGTCACCGGCCACCGGCAGCGGCCGGTCGGTCACGGCTGCTCGGACGAACGCCGGCACCACCCGGCCGTCGTCGATGCTCATCCGCGGCCCGAAGGTGTTGAAGATCCGCGCGATGCCGACATCGACGCCGTGCGTGCGCCGGTAGGCCATCGCCGTCGCCTCGGCAAATCGCTTGCCCTCGTCGTAGACGCTGCGGGGCCCGATCGGGTTGACGTGGCCCCAGTAGTCCTCGCGCTGCGGGTGCTCGAGCGGGTCGCCGTACACCTCGGAGGTCGAGGCGAGCACGAACCGTGCGTCATGCCGGCGGGCGAGCTCGAGGGCGTTCACGGTGCCGGTGCTGGCCACCCGCAGCGTCTCCAGCGGCAGTCGCAGGTAGTGCACCGGGGAGGCCGGGCAGGCCAGGTGCAGGACCGCGTCCAGCGGCCCGGGATCGGGTACTCCGTCGGACACGTCGGCCTCGACCACGTGGAAGCGTCGCTGCGCGGCGAGGTGGGCCACCTTCTGGGGCGAACCGGTGGAGAAGTCGTCCACGCACCACACCTCGACCCCGTCGTCGAGCAGCCGCTCGCACAGCCAGGACCCGACGAAGCCGGCGCCGCCGGTGACCAGCACGCGCGCGAGGCTCCTCATCTCGGGTAGGTCTCGTTGCGCAGCGTGATCACGGCACTCTGCAGCACCGCCTCGGGCGGCAGCGTGACCGCCGTCCGGATCAGCCCGGCCACGATCTCGGGATCCATCATCCGCTCGGGCGGCAGACCCCACTGGTCCATCATCGGGGTGGCCATCGCGGCCGGGTTGATGGCGCTCACCCGCACCGGCCAGGACCGCTCGCGCGCCTCGGTCTGGAGCACCTCGGTGAACTTGAGCAGGGCGGCCTTGGAGGAGTTGTACGCCCCCGCCCCGGCGCCGACCGTCAGCGCGCTGATCGAGACGACGCAGGCGATGTCGGCCAGGCCCGGGTAGCCCAGCCGCCCCCGCACGAAGGCCCGGCTCAGGTACATCGGTCCGTGCAGGTTGACCCCGAAGACCCCGTGCCACTGCTCGTCCTCGATGTCGACCACGTCCGAGCCGCGGTCGGTGCCGGCGTTGTTGACCAGCAGGTCGAAGCGGTCGCCGTACCTCTCGAAGGCGTCGGCGACCACCGCGTCGACCGCCGCCCGGTCCGACACGTCGAGCCGCACCGTCTCGGCCGAGCCGGCATCGCCCGTGACCTCCTCCACCGTCCGCTGGGCCGACGCCTCGTCGATGTCGGCCACCAGCACGTGGGCTCCTTCGCGGGCGAGCAGCCGGGCCGTGGCGCGGCCCAGTCCGCTGCCGCTTCCGGTGACGAGGGCGACCCGATCCGCCAGCGTCATCAGCCCACGGCTGCGATCGCGTCTCGGACCCGGTCGATCATCGAGGCGAACGGTCCTGTCATCAGCTGCGCGGTGCGGTTCCCGGCCACCGAGGGGTGCGGGTGCGTGGGTCCGAGCGCCGCGGCCGCCTTGAGCTTGGTGCCCATCCGCCGCCGCTCCGCCTCGTCGCAACCGGAGATCACCTGCGGGAACTCCTCGGCCTCCTCGGCCTCGGCGTGCTCCACCACCGCCTGCTCGAAGGCGGCGAGCTGGACGTCGAAGTCGGCGTCCTCGACCGACATCTTCTCCAGCTTGGCGAGGACGACGTTGGCCTCCTTCTCCTCCTCGTTGCGGGCCAGCGCGACCCGCTCTCCGGCGATCTTCTCGGTCACCGGCCGCAGCACCAGCTCCTCGCCGGTCTCGTGGACCGCCAGCAGCGCCCGCAGGGCGTCGAAGGCATCCTTCTTCTCCTCACCGGTAGCGCTCTTGACCTGGTCGAACAGGTCGCGGATCCGGGCGTGCTGCTCGAGCAGCATCCCGATCGCGTCGCCGTCGGGCAGTGCCTGGGCCTTGGCCCGGTCCTCGTTCGCGTCGCCCATGTCGTCCTCCTGGGGTGGGATGTGCAGGTACCGACCTGGCGCGAGTACCCAGGGGCTGGACGACACACGCGTCAGTCGGACCGGTCGGCCTTCGCGTCGGGGTAGATGCTGCGGGTCTCGCTGCGCCGCCACCGGGAGTACCACTCGGTGGGGTGCAGCGCGGGCAGCACCTTGGCGACCGAGAGGGCGGCGTACATGATCGTGTTGATCGCCACGAAGATCATCAGGACGTCGTAGGCGGTGCTGTGCAGCCACGAGGAGGGCAGCAGGTGACCGCCGAGGACCAGGACCGGCGTCGCGGCCGTCGGGATCATCGCGGGGCTCCCTCGATCGCATCGTCGCGATCGCCGAGCCGGGCGTGCTCGATGTGCTTCCAGGCCGCGTCGCGGCCCAGGGAGATGTCGACGACGCCCTTGACGAAGACGATGTCGAGGAAGAGGTCGAAGAAGAGCTCGGGGAAGACGGTGGCAGCGAGCAGCCGGGCCGGCCAGCCGCCGCGCCAGGCCGTGACCACCCGCTCGACCATGAACACCAGGCCGAGCCCGATCCAGAACGGGAACCAGATCCAGCCGTCGCTGCACAGGATCATCAGGGCGAGCAGGAGGAAGTACGAGGTAAGCGCGAAGACGCCGTACCCGATCCCCAGCTGCTGGGACCAGTAGCGCATCGTCTGCGGTGTGATGCCGTAGGCGCCGAGGTTCTCCAGGGCCCCACGCTGCCAGCGCAGGCGTTGGTTCCACAGCGTGCGCCAGGACGGCATCAGCTCGGTGACCACCGTGCACTCCCAGGGGGAGATCATCAGGGCGCCGAGCGACTTCAGCGCGATCGTCAGCTCGTTGTCCTCGGTCAGGGCGGCGGTGTCGTAGACGTCGCCCTCGACCCCGGGGATGAGCGAGCCGCGCGAGCTCGCGACCGTGCGCAGCGCGCGCGGCCGGAAGAGCGAGGCGGTGCCCGTCAGCACGAAGACGCGGCCGCGGCGGCGCCGGATCTCACGGGCGTACCGCACGTACTCGTTGCGCTGGAACTGCCCGATGATGCCGTGGCCCTGCTCGCCGTAGAACAGGCCGCCCACGGCCATCAGCGCGCGGTCGTCGGTGAAGCGGCGGACGGCCGTCTCCAGGAACCCCGGGTCGAGCATCGTGTCGGCGTCCATCACCATCACCACGTCGTTCTCGCCCTGACCGGGCAGCAGCCAGCGCAGCGCCTGGTTCAGCGCGCCGCCCTTCTTGTGCCTGTTGCCGACGGACTCGAAGACCTCCGCGCCGTGGGCGCGGCCGACCTCCACCGTCCGGTCGGTGCAGTTGTCGGCGACCACGACGATCCGGGCGGGCGGGACCGACTGCGCCCACAGCGAGGTCAAGGTGGCACCCAGCGACGCCTGCTCGTTGTGGGCGGGCACCAGCACGGTCACGGTGACCTCGCCGTGGAAGACGCCCCGCGTCGCCGCCATCACCACCTTGGGGGACAGCGGCGTGACATCGACGTTCTCCGAGCGCCGGTACCGGGTGGCGACCCGTCGCTCCAGCAGCGCCACGAAGGCGGCCAGGAACAGGGCCACCCCGACAGCGATCAGCAGCTGCGGCCACGGCGGCGCCTCGGTGTCGTAGAAGACCTTCCACACGCCGAACAGCACCCCGTGATGGACGCGGGGGCGGGGGGTATCGATCGCCGACACGCCGAGCCAGAGCAGGAGTGCCGCCAGGCCGGTCACTGCGAGAACGACCAGCCCGATCAGGCGTTGAAATCGCATCGCCGTCATCGTACCGGGACCTTCGTCCCTGGTCGCCGCCTTCGCTTCCAGCTCGACTGACCTGGCGTGTTGGGGAAGATCCAGCGGTGCTAACTTGCTGAGGAAATGCACAAGAGACCCTGAGCGAGGTGGCCGATGCAGGTGCGAGGCGCAACCGCCCTGGTCACCGGCGCGTCCGCGGGCATCGGTGCAGCGGTCGCCGGCCTGCTCGCCGAGCGCGGCGCGGCAGTGCTCGTGCACGGCCGCGACGCCGGCCGGACCGCCGCCGTGGCGGACGGGATCGGTGGTCGCCCCATCGTCGCCGACCTCGCCACCGCTGAGGGGGTCGATGCGCTGGCGGCAGCGGCCGAGGCGGTCGACGTCCTCGTCCTCAACGCCGGCGCCGGCCACGCCGGGCCGTTCGTGGAGATGCCGGCCGATCGGATCGAGGAGCTGCTCGCGCTCGACCTGACCGGCGCCATCCGGCTCACCCGCGTCCTGCTCCCCGGGATGCTCGCGCGCGGGCGCGGCCGGCTGTGCTTCGTCTCCAGCATCGCCGGCCGCACCGGCGTGGCGGGGGAGGCGGTCTACGCCGCGGCGAAGGCCGGGCTCGACGCCTTCGCCGAGAGCCTGCGCCTGGAGCTGGCCGGATCCGGGGTCGGTGTGAGCGTGGTGGTCCCGGCCGTCGTCGACACCGGCTTCTTCGAGAGCCGCGGCCGACCCTACGACCGGCGCTCGCCGCGGCCGTTGCCGGCTCGCGCTGTCGCCGCCGCGATCCTCAGTGCGGTCGAGCGCGACCGCGCCGAGGTCTTCGTGCCCGGCTGGACCCGGCTGGCACCGACCGTGCGTGCGCTGGCGCCGGCAGCGTTCCGACGGCTCTCCTTGCGGTACGGCGAAGAGGTGCGGAGCCGATGACACGCGCCGAGCTGGTCCTCGTCCTCGCCGCACTCGCCTCCTTCGGCTTCGCGTGGTCGGCGTTCCTGCAGCAGCAGGCCAGCACCCACCTGGCCGGACAGCCGGGGGCGGCGCTCTCACGCAAGGGGCTGCCGGGTGCGGTCCGGCTGCTGGGCCGGCTGGTGCACAGCCCTGCCTGGTTCGTCGGCTGGGTGGTCAACCTGCTCGCGTTCGTCGTGCAGGCCGCCGCACTCCATCTCGGCTCGATCGCGGCGGTGCAGCCGTTGATGACCACCCAGGTGCTCTTCACGATCGGACTCTCGTCGTGGACCGCTCGGCGTTGGCCGACGATCGTGGACTGGCTCGCCGGCGCCTCGATCTGCGGCGGCATCACGATGTTGATGATGGTCGACGGTGCCGCGCCGCTGACCGGCGAGGCCGATCGGGGCCGGGTGCTGCTGGTGACGGCGGCTGCGGCCGGCGCTGTCGCCGTCCTCGTCGTGGCCAGCCGGTTCCGGCCCTCGCCGGCGCTCGCGGCGCTGCTGCTGGCCTGCGCGGCGGGCGTCTGCTTCGCGATGACGGCGATGTTCATGAAGCTGACGACCGACGACCTGATCGATCGCGGCGTCGCCGCGACCGCGCGCGACTGGGTCGGCTACGCGCTCGCCGTGAGCACCAGCATCGGGCTGGCGCTGGGCCAGCTCTCCCACGCGGCCGGCCCGCTGCCGTGGTCGATGTCCGCGATGAACATCGTCAACCCGGTGGTCAGCTACATCTCCGGGATGATCGCCTTCGGCGCGGAGCTGCCCACCAGCCCCGGCGCGCTGGCCGGCATCGCCGGCGCTGCCGCGCTGCTGATCCTCGGCGTGATCGGGCTGGTGCACTCGCCCTCGATCGGCGCCTGGTCCCCTACCGACCCCACCCCGGAGGTGAGCAATGCCTGAGGCCGGACGCCGGCTGTCGGTCCGCAGGATCGTGGTCTGGCGCCAGGTGGCGCTCGGGCTGCTGCTGTTCGGCTACTACCTCCTGGTCGACAGCCTGGAGTCCGATGCGCGCCGCGCGCGGGCCGACCGGAACGGGCGGTGGCTCCTCGATCTGGAGCAGCGCCTGCGGATCGACGTGGAGAAGACGCTCAACGACTGGCTCGCGCGCCACGACGTGCTGCAGACGCTGGCCAACTACGAGTACGCCTACACCTACATCCTCAGCGCTCTGGCCGCCTTCGTCTTCCTGCTGTGGAAGCGGCAGGACCTCTACCGCCGGGCGCGCACCGCGTTCGTGCTCCTCACCGGGGTCGGGATCACCTGCTTCCTGCTCTTCCCGACGACACCGCCGCGGATGCTGCCCGGCAACACGTTCTACGACACCGTCACCCACGGCCACACCGTCGGATCGTGGGGCTCCTCGGTGGTGGCCGGCGCGAACGAGCTGGCGGCGATGCCGTCGCTGCACATGGCCTGGGCGCTGTGGGTCAGCGTGGTGCTGGCAGCGGCCGGCGCCCGGGGCTGGCTCCAGGTCCTCTCCGCCGTCCACGTGCTGGTGACCCTGCTCGTGATCATGTCGACCGCCAACCACTACCTGCTCGACGCGGTGGCCGCCTTCGTCCTGGTCTGGGCGGCCGACCGGGTCGCCGGCCTGATCCACCCGGCCGACGAGCACGAGATCGTGGCGTCGGCGGACGCCTTCTTCCTGCACGTGGAGGAGACGGGCGCGCCGCAGATCGTCGGCGGGCTGGTGATCTACGAGGGTGCCGGCGGCGTACCGAGCCTGGCGGAGGTGCGCGAGGTCATCGCCGGCGAGCTGCCGTACCTGCCGCGGTTCACCCAACGCGTGCGCCAGTCGCGCTGGCGGCGGCCGCAGTGGGTCCCGGCGGGGGAGGTCGACTGGGACTGGCATCTGCGCGCGGTGCCGGTGGCGGACCGGGCCGGTGTGCATGCCGGGGTGGCAGCGCTGGCCGCCGAGCGGATGCCGCGGGACCGGCCGCTGTGGCGCGCGGCGCTCTTCGAGCAGCCCTCCGGCGAGCGCGCGTTCGTGATCTTGATGCACCACACGATCGCGGACGGCATCGGCACCGTCCTGCAGGCGCTGCGGCTGCTGCGCCCGCTGATCCGGCTGCCTGCGCCGCCGAGCCGCCCCACCGCGCTGCAGACAGGCCTCGCCACCGCTGTCGGCTTCGCCCAGCTGGCTACCGACGGCGGTCGCCCGCGGCCCCTCGGCACTTCCAGCGACCGGCGCTCCTTCACCACCACCGGGCTGCCCATGACCGAGGTCAAGCAGGCCGCCTCCGGTCGCCGGGTGACCGACCTGCTGCTCGCGCTCACCGCCGGCGCCATCGCCGACGCGCAGCCGGAGCTGGTCGAACGCTCCGGTGGCACGTTGCGCATCGCCGTGCCCCTGATGGTGCGGGCCCCCGACGCCGCGGCCGAGGGCAATGCCACGGCCGCCGTCATGGTCGACGTACCGCTGCGGGGGGCGCCGACCGAGGAGTTGTACGACGAGATCAGCCGACGAACGGCTCGGCTGCGCACCCCTACCCGTGCGCTCGCCAGCCGTTGGGTGATGGCGCACCTGCTGCGGATCTTCCCCGAGCCGGCGGTGGGCTGGTTCGCCCGGACGGTCTACGGCCACCGGTTCTTCCACGGGATCGTCTCGAACATGCCCGGTCCGACCGAGCAGCTCAGCATGGCGGGCATCCCGCTGGTCGAGGTCTACCCCGTGCTGCCGCTGGCACCGGGCTCGCCGTTCGTGCTGGGTGCGCTGAGCTGGCACGGCGTGCTGAGCATCGGCCTGGCCACCGACCCGGCGCTGATCGACGCCGATCGGGTGGCGGCGGCGATGGTGCAGCGGCTGGAGGCGCTGGGGGAGAGCGCCGCCGAGCGCCTCAGCCCCAACCCAGCGCCAGCAACAACCGCGACCGCTCGCGTGGAGAGTCCAGCTGCTCGCCGAACAGATCCCGGAGCCGCCCCAGCCGGTAGCTGACCGTCTGCGGGTGCACGTGCAGCTCCGCGGCGACGGCGAGCCGGTCGCCGTGGTGCCGCAGCCAGGAGACCAGCGTCTCGGTCAGGCGCTCGCTCGCGCCGGCGGGCAGGCCGTCGAGCGGGGCCAGCACCTGGGCCCGCAGGAAGCTCAGCAGCCGGTCGTCACGGTGCACGATGATCGTGTCGAGGTGGTCGTCGACGAAGACCGGCGTGCCGTGGAGCACGCCCTCGGCGCGCATCCTCAGGGCCAGCTGGGTCAGCTCCAGGCTGCGTGCCAGCGTGTCGATCGGCACGCTGATCCCGACGACGCAGCACACCCCGGCGAGCGCCGTACGCAGCGCGTCGCGCCGTCGTCCCCGAGGATCGGCGACGATGGCGCCGACCAGGGTGCCCTGGCGGACCGGCAGCGCGGAGCTGTCGAGCCGGGAGATGAGGTCGCGGGCGGAGGGCTCCTCGCCGCCGATGAGCACGACGGCGGCCTGCTCGGGCAGTCGCCAGCGGGCCCGGTCGGCGGCGGCGCGGACGGCGGAGACCGACGCGCGCTCCGAGAGCAGCAGGTCGGCGAGGTCCTCACGGTGGTGCTCCCGGGTGCGCGAGTCGGCGCCCTGCGCCTGGAGGTACCCGGTGGTCGAGGCCTGGGAGAGGTGGTTGACGAAGTCGAAGAGCCGCTCGGCCAGCACCGCTATCACCTCCGAGGGCAGGTCGACGGTCCGGACGACCTCCGAGACGTGCCGCCAGGCCACCCGGGCACCGAGCTGGTAGGCGGTCAGCAACCGGGGCAGGTCCTGGCCCGCCTGCCATTGCAGGTGGCCGATCTGCTCGAAGAGCAGCTGCACCCCTTCCTGGTGCTCGACCGGCTGGGTGCTGGGCGTGGTGGCGGCCGCCAGCAGGCCGTGCAGGAACCCGCCCGCGCCCTCCTCGATGCTGCTCAGCTCGCTCTCGAGGAACGTGGCGTAGTCCGGCCAGTCCTCGGCCAATCGGTCGCGCACCTCCAGGAGGAGGTCGGGGAGGCGGTCGTTCAGGCGGCGCTCGAGCTCGGCCAGCAGGTGACTGTCGAGGGCGCTTTCGTGGGCGGTGTCGGCGAGGTTTGTCATATGGTGCCAAGTTTCGCCTCGAAATTGGCGAACGTAAAGGGCAGAGTTCGGCGCGTCCGAAGGTGTTACATAGTCCCTATGAGTGCCGTGCAGACCGCGGGCTCCCTGCACGAGCGGGAGGCCGGGGAGAATTTCCCTGTCGCGCTGCGCCTCCTCCCGGCCCGGCACCGCGAGCACCTCCACGCCGTCTACGGGTTCGCCCGCGAGGTCGATGAGCTCGGAGACACCTATGCCGGCGATCGCACCGCCGCCCTGGTGCGACTGCGCGAGGAGACCAGCAGCATCTGGCGCGGTGCCACCCCGATCAGCCCGACGCTGCGCCGGCTCGCCGGCACCGTGCACGAGTGCGGCCTGTCCGAGCAGCCCTTCCTCGATCTGATCGAGGCCAACCTCCGCGACCAGCAGGTGCACCGCTACGCCACCTTCGAGGACCTGGTCGGCTACTGCCGCCTCTCGGCCGACCCGGTCGGCCGGATGGTGCTCGAGCTGTTCGGATGCTCCACGCCCGAGCGCGTCGCCCTGTCGGACCGGGTCTGCACCGGCCTGCAGCTGGTCGAGCACCTGCAGGATGTCGGCGAGGACCGGCGCGCCGGCCGCATCTACCTGCCGCAGCGCTCCCTGGAGCAGTACGGCGTCATCGAGGCCGACCTCGACCGCGCGCGTGCGACCGCTGCCCTGCGGCGGTGCGTCCTCGCCGAGACCGACCGGGCGCAGGAGTGGCTCCGTGAGGGCTCGCAGCTGGTCGGCCAGCTCAGCGGTTGGGCGCGGGTCGCGGTGGCCGGGTTCGTCGCCGGGGGCCTGGCCACCGTCGCCGCGCTACGTGCCGCCGACGGCGACGTCCTCGCCCGGGATGCCCGCCCGGGCAAGGCCCGCACCGCCGCCCTGGCGGTCGCGGTGCTGGTGAGAGGGCGCGCATGAGCCAGGGAGCTCGGAGCACCGTCGAGGAGGCCTACCTCGAGTGTGAGCGGATCACCCGGACCGAGGCAGGCAACTTCTACTACGGCATCCGGTTGCTGCCGGCGCCCAAGCGCACCGCGCTCTGCGCCGTCTACGCGCTGGCCCGACGGGTCGACGACATCGGCGACGGCGAGCTGCCCCGCGAGACCAAGCTCAAGGCCCTCACCGAGCTGCGGGCCGACCTCGAGCACCTCGACGAGGCCACCGACCCGGTCCTGGTGGCGTTGGCCGACGCGGCCCGGCGCTACCCGGTGCCGCTCGGTGCCTTCGGCGAGTTGATCGACGGCGTCGAGACCGACCTGGCCGAGTTCGTCACCATCGCCGACTGGGACGAGCTGGTCGTCTACTGCCGCCGGGTGGCCGGCGCGATCGGGCGGTTGTGCCTCTCGATCTTCGGCACCGAGGCGGGAGCCGGCGGCTCCGAGCCGCGAGCCGAGCTCTTCGCCGACCAGCTCGGCATCGCGCTCCAGCAGACCAACATCCTGCGCGACGTGCGCGAGGACCTGGGCAACCGGCGGATCTACCTGCCGCAGAGCGAGCTGGCGCAGTGGGGCATCGAGCTGCGCACCGATGCGGCCGGCGACCTGGACGACCCCGAGGGCCGGCTGGCTGCCTACCTCCGCTTCGCCGCGGCGCGGGCGGAGGACTGGTACGGGCTCGGGCTGCGGCTGGTGCCGCACCTGGACCGCCGCAGCGCCGCCTGCTGCACCGCGATGGCCGGGATCTACCGCCACCTCAACCAGCGGATCGCGGCCGACCCGGTGCAGGTCTACGACAAGCGGCTGCGGCTCTCCGGAGCCCAGAAGGCCCGGGTCGCCGTCACCTGCCTGCTCAGGGGGCGCTCGTGAGGGCCACCGTCATCGGCGGTGGCCTCGCCGGCATCACGGCGGCGCTGCGGCTGGCCGACGCCGGTGCCGCTGTCACCCTGCTGGAGGCACGCCCGCGCCTGGGCGGCCTGACCCACAGCTTCCGGCGCAGCGTGGCCGACCAGGACCTGTGGATCGACAACGGCCAGCACGTGTTCCTGCGCTGCTGCACCGCCTACACGGATCTGCTCGACCGGCTCGGCGTCCGCGACCAGGTCGAGCTCCAGCCCCGGCTCGACGTCACCGTGCGCAGCGAGGCATCCACCCGGGTCGGTCGACTGCGCCGCGCCACGCTGCCGCCGCCGTTGCACCTCGCTGTCGCGCTGGCCGGCTATCCCTGGCTCGGCCTCGCCGCGAAGGCACGGCTGGTGCCGGCCGTCGTCGCGCTCGGCCGCTTGGACCGGACGGCGCCGACGACCGACGAGCGCAGCTTCGGCGCCTGGCTCGCCGACCACGGTCAGGGTGCGCGCGCGATCGAGGCACTGTGGGACCTCATCGGCGTCGCCACCCTCAACGCGACAGCCGACCGGGCCTCGCTCGCCCTGGCCGCCACCGTCTTCCAGCTCGGGCTGCTCGACAGTCCCGACGCAGCCGACATCGGCTGGGCGCGCGTTCCCCTGCAGCAGCTGCACGGCGACGCCGCCACTCGGGCGCTGGCGGCGGCCGGCGTCGAGGTCCGCACCGGCTCCCGGATGAGCAGCCTGCAGGGGATCGACACCGACGCCCTCGTCCTCGCCGTACCCCCGGACCAGGCGCGCCGCCTGCTCCCCACCGACGCTCTCGACCTGCCTGACGGCTGGGTGGAGGGGCTGGGGAGCGCGCCCATCCTCAACCTGCACCTGGTCTACGACCGCGCGGTGCTCGAGGAGCCGTTCACCGCGGCGGTGGACAGCCCGCTGCAGTGGGTCTTCGACCGCACCGGCCACAGCGGGCTCTCGCAGGGGCAGTACGTCGCTGTCTCGCTCTCGGCCGCCCAGGCGTACGCCGAGCTGCCCGTCGCGGAGCTGCGCACGCGCTTCCTGCCGCACGTGGAGGCGCTGCTGCCGCGAGCGCGCGGGGCCCAGCTGCTCGATTTCTTCGTCACCCGCGAACCCCACGCGACCTTCGACCCGACGCCCGGTACGGCCCGTTTCCGGCCGCCGGCACGGACCCGGCGACGGGGGCTGTACGTCGCCGGAGCGTGGACCGCCACCGGGTGGCCCGCCACGATGGAGGGCGCGGTGCGCAGCGGCAACGACGCCGCAGCGGCCGTGCTCGAGGACCAGCCGAGCCGCCTGGAGGTGGTCGCATGACCCAGAGGACCGACCCCATGACCAGTCCCAGGACCAACGCCCTGGACTGGCTGACCCATGCCCGCTCGCTGTTCGAGCCGGCGATGCGTGCTGCCGTCGGGCGGCTCGACCCCTTCCTGGGCCGGGTGTCGTCGTACCACCTGGGCTGGTGCGAGCCCGATGGCACGCCGGTCACCAGCCCCGCCGGGAAGGCGCTGCGTCCCGGCCTTACGCTGCTGGTCGCCGAGGCGCTCGGCGACCACCGCCCGGCCGTCCCCGGCGCGGTGGCGGTCGAGCTGGTGCACAACTTCTCGCTCGTGCACGACGACATCATCGACCGCGACCGGGAGCGTCGGCACCGCCCGACGGTGTGGTCGGTCTGGGACGACACCACGGCGATCCTGGCCGGTGACGCCATGCTCTCCCTGGCGCACGAGGTCCTCGCCGACGAGGGCGGCCCGTACGCCGATCCGGCCTCGCTCGCCCTCGCCCGAGCGACCCGCGAGGTCATCCGCGGGCAGGCGCGCGACGTGGAGTTCGAGCGCCGCGACGACGTCACGCTGGCCGAGTGCCTGGCGATGGAGGCCGACAAGACAGGTGCCCTGCTCGCGGTGAGCGCCTCGCTCGGGGCGATCCTCGCCGGCGCGCCGCGGCACGTGGTCGACGGCTGCCACACCTTCGGCGCCGAGCTCGGCCTGGCCTTCCAGATCGTCGACGACCTGCTCGGGATCTGGGGCAGCCCGCAGGTCACCGGCAAGCCCGTCTTCGCCGATCTGGCTGCCGGCAAGAAGACCCTCCTGGTGGTCTGGTCGATCGAGAACGGCGGTGATGCGGGCGCCGACCTCGCGGCCTGGTTCGCCACCCACGGGTCGCGGACGGTCGTCGAGCCGCAGGAGCTCGAGCGCGCCGCCGACCTGATCGAGAAGGCCGGCGGCCGGGAGTGGGCGACGGCGGCC from Nocardioides sp. BP30 encodes:
- a CDS encoding glycosyltransferase family 2 protein, giving the protein MRFQRLIGLVVLAVTGLAALLLWLGVSAIDTPRPRVHHGVLFGVWKVFYDTEAPPWPQLLIAVGVALFLAAFVALLERRVATRYRRSENVDVTPLSPKVVMAATRGVFHGEVTVTVLVPAHNEQASLGATLTSLWAQSVPPARIVVVADNCTDRTVEVGRAHGAEVFESVGNRHKKGGALNQALRWLLPGQGENDVVMVMDADTMLDPGFLETAVRRFTDDRALMAVGGLFYGEQGHGIIGQFQRNEYVRYAREIRRRRGRVFVLTGTASLFRPRALRTVASSRGSLIPGVEGDVYDTAALTEDNELTIALKSLGALMISPWECTVVTELMPSWRTLWNQRLRWQRGALENLGAYGITPQTMRYWSQQLGIGYGVFALTSYFLLLALMILCSDGWIWFPFWIGLGLVFMVERVVTAWRGGWPARLLAATVFPELFFDLFLDIVFVKGVVDISLGRDAAWKHIEHARLGDRDDAIEGAPR
- a CDS encoding UDP-glucuronic acid decarboxylase family protein produces the protein MRSLARVLVTGGAGFVGSWLCERLLDDGVEVWCVDDFSTGSPQKVAHLAAQRRFHVVEADVSDGVPDPGPLDAVLHLACPASPVHYLRLPLETLRVASTGTVNALELARRHDARFVLASTSEVYGDPLEHPQREDYWGHVNPIGPRSVYDEGKRFAEATAMAYRRTHGVDVGIARIFNTFGPRMSIDDGRVVPAFVRAAVTDRPLPVAGDGSQTRSLCWVEDTVDGLVRLACCDLAGPINLGNDQETTMLALAHTIIELTGSRARVEHVALPEDDPRVRRPDLQRARELLGWEPRMSVEEGLKRTVRWMEDVLG
- a CDS encoding DMT family transporter, which translates into the protein MTRAELVLVLAALASFGFAWSAFLQQQASTHLAGQPGAALSRKGLPGAVRLLGRLVHSPAWFVGWVVNLLAFVVQAAALHLGSIAAVQPLMTTQVLFTIGLSSWTARRWPTIVDWLAGASICGGITMLMMVDGAAPLTGEADRGRVLLVTAAAAGAVAVLVVASRFRPSPALAALLLACAAGVCFAMTAMFMKLTTDDLIDRGVAATARDWVGYALAVSTSIGLALGQLSHAAGPLPWSMSAMNIVNPVVSYISGMIAFGAELPTSPGALAGIAGAAALLILGVIGLVHSPSIGAWSPTDPTPEVSNA
- a CDS encoding SDR family NAD(P)-dependent oxidoreductase, whose amino-acid sequence is MTLADRVALVTGSGSGLGRATARLLAREGAHVLVADIDEASAQRTVEEVTGDAGSAETVRLDVSDRAAVDAVVADAFERYGDRFDLLVNNAGTDRGSDVVDIEDEQWHGVFGVNLHGPMYLSRAFVRGRLGYPGLADIACVVSISALTVGAGAGAYNSSKAALLKFTEVLQTEARERSWPVRVSAINPAAMATPMMDQWGLPPERMMDPEIVAGLIRTAVTLPPEAVLQSAVITLRNETYPR
- a CDS encoding hemerythrin domain-containing protein, encoding MGDANEDRAKAQALPDGDAIGMLLEQHARIRDLFDQVKSATGEEKKDAFDALRALLAVHETGEELVLRPVTEKIAGERVALARNEEEKEANVVLAKLEKMSVEDADFDVQLAAFEQAVVEHAEAEEAEEFPQVISGCDEAERRRMGTKLKAAAALGPTHPHPSVAGNRTAQLMTGPFASMIDRVRDAIAAVG
- a CDS encoding SDR family NAD(P)-dependent oxidoreductase, whose product is MQVRGATALVTGASAGIGAAVAGLLAERGAAVLVHGRDAGRTAAVADGIGGRPIVADLATAEGVDALAAAAEAVDVLVLNAGAGHAGPFVEMPADRIEELLALDLTGAIRLTRVLLPGMLARGRGRLCFVSSIAGRTGVAGEAVYAAAKAGLDAFAESLRLELAGSGVGVSVVVPAVVDTGFFESRGRPYDRRSPRPLPARAVAAAILSAVERDRAEVFVPGWTRLAPTVRALAPAAFRRLSLRYGEEVRSR